Genomic window (Cucumis sativus cultivar 9930 chromosome 2, Cucumber_9930_V3, whole genome shotgun sequence):
TCACAGCTAAACAGTTTTCATTATGATCAAAAGAGAGGCTAACCATATGCTTCATATGGATCTTATGACTTCATTACACTtccattattaaattatttgttattttataacCACGAGCATAAGAACTTGTAAAGATCAAAACCATGTTCGATAACCAGCATGACAATAAAAGCACACTGAAAGCAAGCATCTTCAGTAATTGGCAAACACCTTTcacttattttagtttatcttTCTTAGTCAGAAATTGGCGATCCATATTagtatttatttcttttggggTTTTCCCCTTCATATCAATGGATTGTTTcttttacccaaaaaaaaaagcaagcATCTAAAGAAGGGAGTAATTACTGAAGTGAAGAACAACTGGATCAGCATGAAACACACGTCCAACACCGTGGCCAACAAACTGTTGAACTACACCATATCGATGCTTATCTGCATGGTCACTTGATTAAGGAAACAGAGAATTATGAGAAAGGAGATTTTCATAACTCTAATATATGACTAAAGGTTTGAGAGATATATATACAAGTGTGCAAAGATAATCTAAGTAAGGGACGGTAAAAAGACAATAAAGGAAACATTaccaaaattaacaataatataaccGTACTAATATAAGCACTGTGACACTAAGGGCCACTCAGGGCAAACAATCATCTTGGACGCTATAATTAGACAAAGGATTTGAATACAAAAAGAgtctaaatgaaaaaacttatcttgaaaaaaattttcattccTTTCCAGCCAAATCTGCCACAAAAGAGCTCCCATAGCACAACTACCTAAAATCCTAGTTTTTCCCGATGAATTCTAAGCACGTAGGGCTTCCACAGCCACCTGCCcctcaaaattttcttcttaccCGAACAGAAGATAATCATATCATTAACATACTATAGATGCAACACATACACCATAGGTTCCCTTACTTCAAAACCTTTTATGATTCTATTCTCTTGACAATATTATGTTTGGCTGAAAGCATCACtgataatgaaaagagaaggggACAACGGATTGCCATGCCTCAAACTTCTTTCAGCTGAAATATTTTTCCTAGGCTTGCTATTAATCAAAACAGAGATTTTCTGTATAAACGCACCCTCTTGTTCATTTTCTCTACAAGCTACCATAGCCTTTTTAACTCCGGAACAAGATCAAGGAAGTGCCAATTCACTTTATACTGAGGCCTTCAACGTCCAACTTCCCCAATTCTTACTTAACTTCCAAAACTTCAACTACTACCAAAGCTACAAAGAATcctctttaaattaaatctcaGCTAATTCTTTAACCCTTCTCTTTCCCATTAGTTCGTAAAAAAGAGATTTTACTTCCCTAGCTAACATAACACGTTTCCAAATAAAAGCAGAGACAAAAACtgtctttattaaattagaacATGCTCATATTTGTGGTATTTTAACACAATCATGTCACATCTAGGCATTAACCACAAAAGGAATCGGAGTAGAAAATAAATCTAATCCTTTACCTTTCTCTTTTGATAGGTAACAGAAAATATCATTCATACCTAAACCTTGAAACTACAATCATCAATGGTGTCATATGGTTCAGCAGTACAAAGTGGGTTTTCTTACTGAATTATTTTGCCAATTTTCTTGAACTCCACTCCTGGTGCACAGATGGATATTGCTTTATCTAAGCACTCTTTAGTCACCTAAAGcgaattgaagaaaaaagcaacaaaagaaagagatattaataaaaatatagacaAGTAGTTATGTGTTAAAAGACATCGAGAACAACATGGCTATATCTAATTGTATAGCTACTCATTAACAaacgaagaaagaaaaagctaCCTGGACAAGTTTTCTGGCTTCATCATCAACATTTCCACAGAAGAAAGTTGCTGAAGTATCACCATGGTACCCCTACAGATTACAATTTCAAATAgcttaaatagttttaatagccacaaaattttattttgttaaaacaaCAGAAAAAAGATTGATGTTGCTTTCCTACCTTTCTAGATGAGATTTAAATATCAACGTCCATCTAATGAGTGATAAAAAGTGTATGAATATCAGCTTATGAGACACTTTACAATAGCCAcccattaaaaaaacaataatcatCATAAGCTATTGAACATCAAGATTGCTTTGAAATCCCAGCAGTAAGGATACCTATTTAGATGCCCAAGCCCTACGTATGACCTATAATCTTAAAGAATGCAAAAATGATAGACAAGAGACAAGTTCATGGGCATGGATATGTTGAAGTTATTAGCTTAATGCGTTTCTAAACAATGGCCGAAGCCAAAATTCTTAAGACTTTATATTAGAACCCTTTAATTAGGCTCATATGCATAGATAGTTCCTTCTATATCTCTATTCCTTTTAAGActtctttcctcttttttctttctttttttgcttttttccccctttttctCACCCCAATTATGATTAGTGTCCAAGCTAGCTTACAAATATCTCGGACAATCTCATAAATAAGTGTCTAATCCTACAATTGTCAAACAACTCAGAGTTTTAATGGCCTACATAGATAGTCACCATCGAGTTTGAAATTGCTTTTTTATGGTCACTTTAGAGTGTATAAATTGGGCTGTAGTCCTTTTACtttgcaagaaaaaaaatattcacacCACAGGCACAGACTACATGGTAATGAAATTACAAAGTACCAATGAATTCTCacaaaaatttcatcattGGTATGCATGGAAGCTAATGAGTAGCTGCCACCCTCCTTGGCCCATTTAAACTAAGCCTTTTGCTTTCACCTAATAGTCTCACTTTTAATCACCTCTTCAAATTCAAGTTTCAGAGACAACATTTCCTCCCTCAGGGAACCAACCTCTTCCAGTCTATCCAAGCAAAGCATGTTAATGCCAGTTAAAAAACTGATTCTTGCAAAAACTTcacaattcaaaattctaaGTGATTCCTTCAAACAACAAAGTTTGTGCATAAAATGATAACCTTCCAATGTTCCTAGGACCCTGAGACAGGTAAAGAGCTAAAAGACGGATGAGACAGCTACATATTTCCAAATCTAAAGAGGTTGAGCGACTtgtctttaaaaatattactgttcttcaacaataaattaattgctCAATTTTCTACAATACCATGTTCTAAGAGAAGAGAACCTCAAAATTCACCCCAAGAGACATGCTggggtaaaaaaaataacaacaacaataataataaatcaacacAAAATGTTTAGCAGCATGGACATATCCTATATAAAGTGACCATAGACTTTGGGAGGTAAGGTTAATCTTAAGACCCATGGACATAAGCATATGCATGTATGCAGCGTTCCCCAATAGATTTTGAAAGGTTAATTTTGAGATCCAAAGTAGCTTTTAAGGTTTCAGTGAGAAATATTAGAATGGGGTTTCAATGAGAAAGATTAGGTTTCTGATCTTCAAGCCatcaaaagaggaaaagaaaaggctgTCATATCTACTAATTGAAGATGAGTTATGTGAATATTGTTGCTTCCACCGATAACGTTTCAATAGTTGAAAGAAGTTGtggaaaaaaacagaaagataAACTTATATAACTTTAGATTCTCATGCACAGtgtataaaatgaaagaaataggCACACAAGGTCAAATAAAGGCCAgtatgaaatatttaaatatttaaatatgcaTCTGTTGAAACAAGTTAGGCTCAGAGTTGCAAATCTTACATTTAGATAGACGGTAACATCTATATTGATAATATCACCATcctggagaaaaaaaagatctaaACGTCTCAATTCATTATCATAAAAACAAGCAATTgacttataaataaaatttgtagatGTTACTAAGAATCATAGAGAAGACCTCAAGAGCTCGGGAATCTGGTATTCCATGGCAAATGCATTCATTCACTGAAGTGCATACACTCTTTGGAAAGCCGCCATAGCCCAGAGGTGAGGGATAGGCTCCATTATCAATTATCATTTGATGAACAGCCTTGTCAATATCATCAGTCATAATACCTGGCTGCCGATAGATgcaagaatcaaaattttgcaaaaaaatataatggtGATTCATAGATGGGTGCAGCATGAACTAATAAACTATAAGTAGtttaaacaatataacaaaaagaactgTTACATCTAAATTGTTTTTCCTTggataagaaaatgaaaaaaaaaaaaaaaggaattgaaaAAGGTAGTACAGATAAATAGTCAAACTTGATCAAAAGTTGAGAGATCATAAAAATAATCTTCAAcccaatttaaacaaaaacgtGAGTAAACGACAAGATTTCTTCATGGTTAGAAGCCCAATAAGAAGAATTAAGACATCTCACTTTTGAAGCTCATCATTTCACCCATGGCATGTTCACAAACAATTCTATTTCCCGTTCTCAAAAGATCCCAGCAAAATAGCTTGTGTAGCATTCAACCTTATGTTCTTAGCCTCACTAACTGAAGGAATCAAAGATATTTAAGCAAGGAGCTCCACCACAGAGAATGCAGGATGGAACTGGCACCACATGCACATTCAGTGTATTATCAAGTGTCAATGAACAAACAGATGATCTAAGTGCTCTCCTCCTTTTTGAGAAAAGGCACACCTAAAATGATTGACATACATGGTGCATGGAGGATAcctcttttgaaatttttcatcAGTATTGCCTTCAAATATCCAATTAATAACACTAGAAGTAAGCACGTAGCTTCACTCCACTGTTCTATAGAGGCATTTTTTGGCAGAAAAGTAGAAGATTGAGGATTTTTTGGGAATGATGTAATGTCAACTCTTTGTTAGGCCACTTGGCTGGAGCAagtatatttcaaaataataagtaCAAAAACCAGAGGTTGGAATCTATTTGGGACAGATTTCACTATTTTACTTTGCCAAAATATGTTCATTTGTTAGATTTCAACCCCCAATGTCAATGAGTCTTAGAGAGTCAAAGTATCACTTGAAAGTAGAATTGTAGATGAAAGTAGAGCATATAGTTACATGTAATTTACTCAGCGACCAGCCATAATAGGCAGAAAAATACCTTGACTAATGTCCCTGCATATTCTAGAACTTGGGCTGCAAGCCTCCCAGAAGCTCTCATACACTCTATACCCTTCTCATCGTGCACCTCAGGTCCACTTGCAATTCCAGGtggtcgtttagatttgacataAGGAGGCCTTGTTATATTGTCTGGAACAGGTAGACGAGGAGAAATTTTTCCAGGTCTTAGGCGTTTACGTTTCGTATTTTGCATCTCATCcaaatttctatcaatttcAACGAGAATAGTTAACTTGACACCTTCTGAAAATCAACATATCCCAgtgtttaaaatatactaaataaaagaaacaataatgaaTACAATTCTTAAGCATGCTCATTAAAAGTTCCAACTCCATGTCAAATATCTAAACGTATCATGACCCCTTCCGAAACTGTATCACAAAGGAAAAATCTAAATAGGATGCCTAACGAAACAGCTATGTAGTTCATAAAAGATATCGTATGTAACTGTGTGAGTGTAGATCTTCAAGATTCACATTGTGTAGTGTACATGTGCAAAAGCACATAAAAGGACATCTAAGATGTTAATGAGAATCTTCCTACTACCCTGTTAACTATATGACCGTCAACTGTGTTGGGGAACATAACTTATATAACTATCAATTATAAACTACCATGTGCACCGC
Coding sequences:
- the LOC101204976 gene encoding methionine aminopeptidase 1D, chloroplastic/mitochondrial isoform X1, with the protein product MVGALVYGEAKLFSSFLGVGANHFLRSRLPVHQLFNPGSKHVSMQLSRALSGLTNLFFSRRNLDEMQNTKRKRLRPGKISPRLPVPDNITRPPYVKSKRPPGIASGPEVHDEKGIECMRASGRLAAQVLEYAGTLVKPGIMTDDIDKAVHQMIIDNGAYPSPLGYGGFPKSVCTSVNECICHGIPDSRALEDGDIINIDVTVYLNGYHGDTSATFFCGNVDDEARKLVQVTKECLDKAISICAPGVEFKKIGKIIHDHADKHRYGVVQQFVGHGVGRVFHADPVVLHFRNNDAGRMVLNQTFTIEPMLTIGSINPVMWNDNWTVVTEDGSLSAQFEHTILITNDGAEILTRC
- the LOC101204976 gene encoding methionine aminopeptidase 1D, chloroplastic/mitochondrial isoform X2, which gives rise to MQNTKRKRLRPGKISPRLPVPDNITRPPYVKSKRPPGIASGPEVHDEKGIECMRASGRLAAQVLEYAGTLVKPGIMTDDIDKAVHQMIIDNGAYPSPLGYGGFPKSVCTSVNECICHGIPDSRALEDGDIINIDVTVYLNGYHGDTSATFFCGNVDDEARKLVQVTKECLDKAISICAPGVEFKKIGKIIHDHADKHRYGVVQQFVGHGVGRVFHADPVVLHFRNNDAGRMVLNQTFTIEPMLTIGSINPVMWNDNWTVVTEDGSLSAQFEHTILITNDGAEILTRC